One Sphingomonas sp. FARSPH DNA segment encodes these proteins:
- the cas2 gene encoding CRISPR-associated endonuclease Cas2 has protein sequence MSIAQPALASATQLSGYRLMWIFVMFDLPVTTKAEARAATKFREYLLDEGFEKSQFSVYARFCSGKEAQEAYMRRIEAHLPDKGEVHVLSFTDRQYENIVRYAGQTRRRPRRNPDQLALF, from the coding sequence ATGAGCATCGCCCAACCTGCGCTGGCGAGCGCCACCCAATTGAGCGGCTATCGGCTGATGTGGATTTTCGTGATGTTCGACCTGCCCGTGACCACCAAGGCGGAGGCGCGCGCGGCGACGAAATTCCGCGAATATCTGCTCGACGAGGGGTTCGAGAAGAGCCAGTTTTCGGTCTACGCGCGTTTCTGCAGCGGCAAGGAGGCGCAGGAGGCCTATATGCGGCGTATCGAGGCGCATCTGCCCGACAAGGGCGAGGTCCATGTGCTGAGCTTCACCGACCGGCAATATGAAAACATCGTCCGCTACGCCGGCCAGACCCGCCGCCGCCCGCGCAGGAACCCCGACCAGCTGGCGCTGTTCTGA
- a CDS encoding glycosyltransferase: MSDLLEIAVVIPTFNERANVPTLVAKLDQALAGRAWEAIFVDDDSPDGTADVARELARLDRRVRVIQRIGRRGLSSACIEGMCATAAPVVAVIDGDLQHDETLLPAMLDLLQRDAELDVVVGSRFVAGGGTGDWDRDRVAKSAFATKLSRRVLKGDLSDPMSGFFAIRTDHVRRLAPDLSAIGFKILLDLMTAAPEPLRFAELPYTFRVRTAGESKLDHVVAMEYLIALYDRLFGHVVPVRFAMFSGIGVLGVGVHMGVLGTALELGASFLFAQILGAFSAMTFNFFLNNTLTYRERRLKGFRRLLDGWVTFCIVCSVGLIANIGIAAFLHDFKNGGAAGSAMIGILVGAVWNYALSSKFIWGRY; encoded by the coding sequence ATGAGCGACCTTCTCGAGATCGCGGTCGTCATCCCGACCTTCAACGAGCGCGCGAACGTGCCGACGCTGGTGGCGAAGCTCGACCAGGCGCTGGCGGGACGCGCGTGGGAAGCGATCTTCGTCGACGACGACAGCCCCGACGGCACCGCCGATGTGGCGCGCGAGCTGGCGCGGCTCGACCGGCGCGTGCGCGTCATCCAGCGGATCGGTCGGCGCGGCCTGTCGTCCGCCTGTATCGAAGGGATGTGCGCCACCGCCGCGCCCGTCGTCGCGGTGATCGATGGCGACCTTCAGCATGACGAGACGTTGCTGCCCGCGATGCTCGACCTGCTGCAGCGCGATGCCGAACTCGACGTCGTCGTCGGATCGCGCTTCGTCGCGGGCGGCGGCACCGGCGACTGGGATCGCGACCGCGTCGCCAAGTCGGCCTTCGCGACGAAGCTGTCACGCCGGGTGCTGAAGGGCGATCTGTCCGATCCGATGAGCGGCTTCTTCGCGATCCGCACGGACCACGTCCGTCGCCTCGCGCCCGATCTGTCGGCGATCGGCTTCAAGATCCTGCTCGACCTGATGACCGCGGCGCCCGAACCGCTGCGCTTTGCCGAGCTGCCCTACACCTTCCGCGTGCGGACCGCCGGGGAGAGCAAGCTCGATCACGTCGTCGCCATGGAATATCTGATCGCGCTTTACGACCGCTTGTTCGGGCACGTCGTGCCGGTGCGCTTCGCGATGTTCTCCGGCATCGGCGTGCTCGGCGTCGGCGTGCACATGGGCGTGCTCGGCACCGCGCTCGAACTGGGCGCAAGCTTCCTGTTTGCCCAGATTCTGGGTGCGTTCAGCGCTATGACTTTCAACTTCTTCCTCAACAACACCCTAACCTACCGCGAACGAAGACTTAAAGGATTTCGGCGATTACTTGACGGCTGGGTCACTTTTTGCATTGTTTGCTCTGTCGGATTGATCGCCAATATCGGCATTGCTGCCTTTCTTCACGATTTTAAGAACGGAGGCGCTGCAGGTTCTGCGATGATAGGGATTTTGGTCGGCGCTGTCTGGAATTATGCATTGTCATCGAAATTCATATGGGGTCGATACTGA
- the leuB gene encoding 3-isopropylmalate dehydrogenase, which translates to MPLVAILAGDGIGPEVTAEARRVLEALELDLTFEEAPVGGAGYEAAGHPLPPETLALARRADAILFGAIGDPRYEKLDRHLRPEAALLGLRSALGLFANIRPATIFPALTHASSLKPDVVEGLDIVIVRELTGDVYFGDKGQRTTDAGLREGYDLMRYDENEVRRIATVGFEIAMRRKRKLCSVDKANVLETSQVWRDVVIALSADYPEVALTHMYVDNAAMQLVRAPTQFDVIVTGNLFGDILSDQASMCAGSIGMLPSASLSAWSGANGMYEPIHGSAPDIAGQGRANPCAAILSAAMLLRHSLDDEASAQRVEAAVARALDGGARTADLGGTLSTRAMADAILAAL; encoded by the coding sequence ATGCCCCTCGTAGCAATCCTCGCCGGCGACGGCATCGGCCCCGAGGTGACGGCCGAGGCGCGGCGCGTGCTCGAGGCGCTGGAGCTAGACCTGACGTTCGAGGAAGCGCCGGTCGGCGGCGCGGGCTATGAGGCCGCGGGCCATCCCCTGCCGCCCGAGACGCTGGCGCTCGCGCGCCGCGCGGATGCGATCCTGTTCGGGGCGATCGGCGATCCACGCTACGAGAAGCTCGACCGGCATCTGCGCCCAGAGGCAGCGCTGCTCGGCCTGCGCAGCGCGCTCGGCCTGTTCGCGAACATCCGCCCCGCGACGATCTTCCCCGCGCTCACCCACGCCTCCAGCCTCAAGCCCGACGTGGTCGAGGGCCTCGACATCGTCATCGTGCGCGAACTCACCGGCGACGTCTATTTCGGCGACAAGGGCCAGCGCACCACCGACGCAGGGCTGCGCGAGGGCTACGACCTGATGCGCTACGACGAAAACGAAGTGCGCCGCATCGCCACCGTCGGCTTCGAGATCGCGATGCGGCGGAAGCGCAAGCTCTGCTCGGTTGACAAGGCGAACGTGCTCGAAACGTCGCAGGTGTGGAGGGACGTCGTCATCGCGCTGTCGGCGGACTATCCCGAGGTCGCGCTGACGCACATGTACGTCGACAATGCCGCGATGCAGCTGGTGCGCGCGCCGACGCAGTTCGACGTCATCGTCACCGGCAATCTGTTCGGCGATATCCTGTCCGACCAGGCGAGCATGTGCGCCGGATCGATCGGCATGCTGCCCAGTGCCTCGCTCAGCGCATGGAGCGGTGCCAACGGCATGTACGAACCGATCCACGGCTCCGCCCCCGACATCGCCGGTCAGGGGCGCGCCAATCCGTGTGCCGCGATCCTCTCCGCCGCGATGCTGCTGCGCCATTCGCTGGACGACGAAGCATCGGCGCAGCGCGTCGAGGCGGCGGTGGCACGTGCGCTCGACGGCGGTGCGCGGACGGCGGACCTCGGCGGCACGCTGTCGACGCGCGCGATGGCGGATGCGATCCTCGCCGCGCTATGA
- the cas1 gene encoding type II CRISPR-associated endonuclease Cas1 → MERIVDIATDGRHLSAQRGFLIVAEDRVEVGRVPLDDVAAVIVHAHGVTWSTNLVVALAERGAILLLCGPNHTPVAVCLPIDGHHAQNGRMRAQWEAKRPLAKQVWKAIIVAKIRWQGAVLDANGHHAGAFDLLARRVGSGDPDNVEAQAARRYWGMLMGADFRRDRDAGGVNGLLNYGYAVMRAMCARAIVAAGLHPSIGVHHANRGNPFALADDLIEPFRPLVDALTVRLRARGVEAVGPEAKRAYAGLIALDLPGAGGMVTTASLAATRAAQTLALCFQSGRAADLVLPQPPSALELAGLDALLG, encoded by the coding sequence ATGGAGCGGATCGTCGATATCGCCACCGACGGCCGCCATCTTTCGGCGCAGCGCGGCTTTCTGATCGTGGCGGAGGATCGGGTCGAGGTCGGGCGCGTGCCGCTCGACGATGTCGCCGCGGTCATCGTCCACGCGCACGGCGTCACCTGGTCGACCAACCTCGTCGTCGCGCTCGCCGAACGCGGCGCGATCCTGCTTCTGTGCGGGCCCAACCACACGCCCGTCGCGGTCTGTCTGCCGATCGACGGCCATCATGCGCAGAACGGGCGGATGCGCGCGCAGTGGGAGGCGAAGCGGCCGCTCGCCAAGCAGGTGTGGAAGGCGATCATCGTCGCCAAGATCCGTTGGCAGGGCGCGGTGCTCGACGCCAACGGCCATCATGCGGGCGCTTTCGACCTGCTCGCGCGGCGCGTCGGCTCGGGCGATCCCGACAATGTCGAGGCGCAGGCGGCGCGGCGCTACTGGGGGATGCTGATGGGCGCCGATTTCCGCCGCGATCGCGATGCCGGCGGCGTCAACGGCCTGCTCAACTATGGCTATGCGGTGATGCGCGCGATGTGCGCGCGGGCGATCGTCGCGGCGGGGCTGCATCCGTCGATCGGCGTCCACCACGCCAATCGCGGCAATCCCTTCGCGCTCGCCGACGATCTGATCGAACCGTTCCGCCCGCTGGTCGACGCGCTCACCGTGCGGCTGCGCGCGCGCGGCGTCGAGGCGGTCGGGCCGGAGGCGAAGCGCGCTTATGCCGGGCTGATCGCGCTCGATCTGCCGGGGGCGGGGGGCATGGTGACGACCGCCTCGCTCGCCGCGACGCGCGCGGCGCAGACGCTGGCGCTGTGTTTCCAGAGCGGACGTGCCGCCGATCTCGTCCTGCCGCAGCCGCCCTCGGCGCTCGAGCTGGCGGGGCTGGACGCGCTGCTCGGATGA
- a CDS encoding serine hydrolase domain-containing protein, which translates to MRVSITISAALVALAGAGTLGAQALRQETRSLPARVPAPVAAPAAAQGNPAFPGTQALFDGYVRDGKMPGIVAAFGIGDYPTQFIAAGRIATDAAAPAATPDTLWRVYSMTKPVTAMAAMILIEEGRIGLDDPLSKYIPAFARMRVLTSPDTSLDTEPAKSPITIRELLTHTSGLGYNINAQGPLLKLYEAQGIVPAAVNNEVEALARRTRPATLAAFADRVATLPLVYQPGTRWHYSIGLDVMGRVIEVASGMPFDRFVQQRIFDPLKMTSSFWTVPPQDASRLATNYGFVGDQLTPLDPGATSVWLKPPSFPYGGAGLVMSARDYDRFLHMLTDQGSLDGVRIMKPETVRLAMSNLLPTGVTFGGVAGNTGGTRAATPMGFGAGGSVYLADGPGGVPSKGTYGWGGAAGTVAFVDPVKRIRGTIMVNYFPADRWPVREQTVAAFAGDLTRLRP; encoded by the coding sequence ATGCGCGTATCCATCACGATCAGCGCGGCGCTCGTCGCGCTCGCGGGCGCCGGCACGCTCGGCGCGCAGGCGCTCAGGCAGGAGACGCGCTCGCTGCCCGCGCGCGTCCCCGCACCCGTCGCCGCACCCGCGGCCGCGCAGGGCAATCCCGCCTTCCCCGGCACGCAGGCGCTGTTCGACGGCTACGTCCGCGACGGCAAGATGCCCGGCATCGTCGCCGCGTTCGGCATCGGCGACTATCCGACGCAGTTCATCGCCGCGGGCCGCATCGCGACCGACGCCGCCGCCCCCGCCGCGACGCCCGACACGCTCTGGCGCGTCTACTCCATGACCAAGCCGGTCACCGCGATGGCGGCGATGATCCTGATCGAGGAGGGCAGGATCGGCCTCGACGACCCGCTGTCCAAATACATACCCGCCTTCGCCAGGATGCGCGTCCTGACCAGCCCGGACACCAGCCTCGACACCGAGCCCGCGAAGAGCCCGATCACGATCCGCGAACTCCTCACCCACACGTCCGGCCTCGGCTACAACATCAACGCGCAAGGCCCGCTGCTCAAGCTCTACGAGGCGCAGGGGATCGTCCCCGCCGCGGTCAACAATGAGGTCGAGGCGCTCGCCCGCCGCACCCGCCCCGCGACGCTTGCCGCCTTCGCCGATCGCGTCGCGACGCTGCCGCTCGTCTATCAGCCGGGCACGCGCTGGCATTATTCGATCGGCCTCGACGTCATGGGCCGCGTCATCGAGGTGGCGTCCGGCATGCCGTTCGACCGTTTCGTCCAGCAGCGCATCTTCGACCCCCTCAAGATGACGTCGAGCTTCTGGACCGTCCCGCCGCAGGACGCATCGCGGCTCGCCACCAATTACGGCTTCGTCGGCGATCAGCTGACGCCGCTCGATCCCGGCGCGACCTCGGTCTGGCTGAAGCCGCCCAGCTTCCCGTACGGCGGCGCCGGCCTCGTCATGTCGGCGCGCGACTACGACCGCTTCCTGCACATGCTCACCGACCAGGGCAGTCTCGACGGCGTCCGGATCATGAAGCCCGAGACGGTGCGCCTCGCCATGTCCAACCTGCTGCCCACCGGCGTCACCTTCGGCGGCGTCGCGGGCAATACCGGCGGCACGCGCGCGGCGACGCCGATGGGCTTTGGCGCGGGCGGGTCGGTCTATCTCGCCGACGGGCCCGGCGGTGTCCCGTCGAAGGGCACGTACGGCTGGGGCGGCGCGGCGGGCACCGTCGCCTTCGTCGATCCGGTCAAGCGCATCCGCGGCACGATCATGGTCAATTACTTCCCCGCCGATCGCTGGCCGGTGCGCGAGCAGACCGTCGCCGCCTTCGCCGGCGACCTGACGCGCCTGCGTCCGTGA
- the cas9 gene encoding type II CRISPR RNA-guided endonuclease Cas9 (Cas9, originally named Csn1, is the large, multifunctional signature protein of type II CRISPR/Cas systems. It is well known even to general audiences because its RNA-guided endonuclease activity has made it a popular tool for custom editing of eukaryotic genomes.), translating to MVWRLGLDVGTNSLGWAAVELDADTLKPKGFLKAGSRIFGAGIAGAGRDPKSGASLAVDRRAARAMRRGRDRFKQRQAALLKYLQADGFFPSDPEARRALANKDPYALRARALDEELSLPEIGRAIFHLNQRRGFQSNRKADRKDDEAGKVAIGIDRLQDRIEEAGARTFGEFLHLRRESAENRNAIPSVRTRLRPETGEGAKGDGYDFYPGRALIQAEFEAIWHAQAPHHPDTMTQAVHDCLYEIVFWQRPLKTPAVGRCSLPPYAEERLPKAHPLFQRRRLLEEVNALMIVRPGEAAVRLTPEQRDTLYRRLKDKPKVSFEKLRKDLKLDPAARFNKESEHRTELKGDEVAAVMQSKQRFGTRWLHLSLDQQWDVIARQQAVESDADDAAFRAWLEAVHALTPEQAKAVARAPLPAGYGRFGLTATTKLVAALADGRTPEGRTPDAAPIEPDRVVVYSEAVVIAGYGHHSDHRTGEIFTDAAGRPALPYYAIPLERHVMPGTADPREADDAVRHGRLTNPTVHIALGQLRQVVNRLIRAYGPPHEIAVELARELKLSDDDKKQRNLENTRNRQDAEKRSEKLREIGQRDTGANRALLKLWEELNPGNVLDRRCVYTGTQISIDMLFSNDVEVDHILPFTATLDDSNGNKIVCMRSANRDKRKRSPYDAWGHTPLWPEIAERAARLPRNKRWRFEPDAMERFEKEGGFLARQLIDTQYLGRLARDYLSSLYPVRGEDSGRVWVSPGRLTEMVRRKLGLNDLLGDHNLGADQPKNRKDHRHHAIDAVVVAILDRAMLQRIAYESGQGATDADMLRILVPTPWEGFRDDLKRTVDAIVVAHRPDHGTVSKAGLPKGGDKTAGRLHNDTAYGLTGATDAKGTDLVVHRIPIGSLKKAADIERVRDPLLRDALSAFTAGFSGKDFERRIGEFPELGPLDYRGIRRVRIIEPLTVIPIRDAAGRAYKGYKGDSNYRYDVWEMPDGKWRATVVSMFDAHQPGERPRPHPAARKVLSLQRDDMLAIDRGSGRELVRVVKFSDKQFAVAAPNEGGALKARDADGDDPFKYSYPSPNTLKAWQARQVRVDQIGRVLDPGFPARKTVRPTRKAAE from the coding sequence ATGGTGTGGCGTTTGGGACTGGATGTCGGCACGAACTCGCTCGGCTGGGCGGCGGTCGAGCTCGATGCCGATACATTGAAGCCAAAGGGCTTCCTGAAGGCGGGATCGCGCATCTTCGGCGCGGGCATCGCGGGGGCGGGGCGCGATCCCAAGTCGGGCGCCTCGCTCGCCGTCGATCGCCGCGCGGCCCGCGCGATGCGCCGCGGCCGCGACCGGTTCAAGCAGCGCCAGGCCGCGCTGCTCAAGTACCTGCAGGCGGACGGGTTCTTCCCTTCGGATCCCGAGGCGCGCCGGGCGCTCGCCAACAAGGACCCCTATGCGTTGCGCGCCCGCGCGCTCGACGAGGAACTGTCGCTGCCCGAAATCGGGCGCGCGATCTTCCACCTCAACCAGCGCCGCGGGTTCCAGTCCAACCGCAAGGCGGATCGCAAGGACGACGAGGCGGGCAAGGTTGCGATCGGCATCGACCGGCTGCAAGACAGGATCGAGGAGGCCGGCGCGCGCACCTTCGGCGAATTCCTGCACCTGCGCCGCGAATCCGCCGAGAATCGCAACGCCATCCCCAGCGTCCGCACCCGCCTGCGTCCCGAAACGGGGGAGGGGGCGAAGGGCGACGGCTATGATTTCTACCCAGGCCGCGCGCTGATCCAGGCGGAGTTCGAGGCGATCTGGCACGCGCAGGCGCCACATCATCCCGACACGATGACGCAGGCGGTGCACGACTGCCTGTACGAGATCGTGTTCTGGCAGCGTCCGCTGAAAACGCCCGCGGTCGGCCGCTGCTCGCTGCCCCCCTATGCCGAAGAGCGCCTGCCCAAGGCGCATCCGCTGTTCCAGCGCCGCCGTCTGCTCGAGGAGGTCAACGCGCTGATGATCGTCCGCCCCGGCGAGGCGGCCGTGCGGCTGACGCCCGAGCAGCGCGACACACTCTACCGGCGCCTGAAGGACAAGCCGAAGGTTTCGTTCGAGAAACTGCGCAAGGACCTGAAGCTCGACCCCGCCGCACGCTTCAACAAGGAAAGCGAGCATCGCACCGAACTGAAGGGCGACGAGGTCGCCGCCGTCATGCAATCGAAGCAGCGCTTCGGCACGCGCTGGCTGCATCTCTCGCTGGATCAGCAATGGGACGTGATCGCGCGCCAACAGGCGGTCGAAAGCGACGCCGACGACGCGGCCTTCCGCGCCTGGCTCGAGGCGGTGCACGCGCTCACGCCCGAGCAGGCGAAGGCGGTCGCGCGCGCGCCGCTGCCCGCCGGTTACGGGCGTTTCGGGCTCACCGCGACGACCAAACTGGTCGCTGCACTCGCGGACGGACGCACGCCTGAGGGGCGCACGCCCGATGCCGCGCCGATCGAGCCGGACCGCGTCGTCGTCTACAGTGAGGCGGTCGTGATCGCAGGCTATGGTCACCACAGCGACCATCGCACCGGCGAGATATTCACTGACGCGGCGGGCCGTCCTGCGTTGCCCTATTACGCCATCCCGCTCGAACGCCATGTCATGCCCGGTACCGCCGACCCGCGCGAGGCGGATGACGCCGTGCGGCACGGCCGGCTGACCAATCCGACGGTGCACATCGCGCTGGGGCAACTGCGCCAGGTCGTCAACCGCCTGATCCGCGCCTACGGCCCGCCGCATGAGATTGCGGTCGAGCTCGCCCGCGAGCTGAAGCTGTCCGACGACGACAAGAAGCAGCGCAATCTGGAAAACACCCGAAACCGGCAGGATGCGGAAAAGCGGTCGGAGAAATTGCGCGAGATCGGTCAGCGCGACACCGGCGCCAATCGCGCGTTGCTCAAATTGTGGGAAGAGCTGAACCCCGGCAACGTGCTCGATCGCCGCTGCGTCTACACCGGCACGCAGATTTCGATCGACATGCTGTTTTCGAACGACGTCGAGGTCGATCACATACTGCCGTTCACCGCGACGCTCGACGATTCGAACGGCAACAAGATCGTGTGCATGCGCAGCGCCAATCGCGATAAGCGCAAGCGCTCCCCCTACGACGCCTGGGGACATACCCCTCTCTGGCCGGAAATCGCCGAACGCGCCGCGCGATTGCCGCGCAATAAACGCTGGCGATTCGAACCCGACGCGATGGAGCGATTCGAGAAGGAAGGCGGCTTCCTCGCCCGCCAGTTGATCGACACGCAATATCTCGGCCGGCTGGCGCGCGACTATCTGTCGTCGCTCTATCCCGTGCGCGGCGAGGACAGCGGGCGTGTCTGGGTATCGCCGGGGCGCCTGACCGAGATGGTGCGGCGAAAGCTCGGGCTCAACGATCTGCTCGGCGACCATAATCTCGGCGCGGACCAGCCGAAGAACCGCAAGGATCACCGCCATCACGCGATCGACGCGGTCGTGGTCGCGATCCTCGATCGCGCGATGCTGCAACGGATCGCGTACGAATCGGGGCAGGGCGCGACCGATGCCGACATGCTGCGCATCCTCGTGCCCACGCCGTGGGAGGGTTTCCGCGACGATCTCAAACGGACGGTCGACGCTATCGTCGTCGCGCATCGTCCCGACCATGGCACGGTGTCGAAGGCGGGCCTGCCCAAGGGCGGAGACAAGACCGCCGGGCGGCTGCACAACGACACCGCCTACGGTCTGACCGGCGCGACCGATGCGAAGGGCACCGATCTGGTCGTCCATCGCATTCCAATCGGATCGCTCAAGAAGGCCGCCGATATCGAACGCGTTCGTGATCCCCTGCTGCGCGACGCGTTGTCGGCTTTCACCGCAGGCTTTTCCGGCAAGGACTTCGAGCGGCGGATTGGTGAGTTCCCCGAATTGGGACCACTGGACTACCGGGGTATCCGCCGCGTCCGCATCATCGAACCGCTTACCGTCATCCCGATCCGTGACGCGGCCGGCCGCGCCTACAAGGGGTATAAGGGCGACTCCAACTATCGCTACGACGTCTGGGAAATGCCCGACGGCAAATGGCGCGCGACGGTCGTGTCGATGTTCGATGCGCATCAGCCGGGCGAGCGGCCCCGGCCGCACCCCGCTGCGCGCAAGGTACTCAGCCTGCAGCGTGACGACATGCTCGCGATCGACCGTGGCAGCGGCCGCGAACTGGTGCGGGTCGTCAAATTCTCCGACAAGCAGTTCGCCGTCGCAGCGCCCAATGAAGGCGGCGCGCTGAAGGCGCGCGATGCGGACGGCGACGACCCGTTCAAATACAGTTATCCGTCGCCCAATACGCTGAAGGCGTGGCAGGCGCGGCAGGTGCGCGTCGATCAGATCGGCCGCGTGCTCGATCCCGGCTTCCCTGCGCGCAAGACGGTGCGTCCGACGCGCAAGGCTGCGGAATAG
- the recO gene encoding DNA repair protein RecO: MHRVAEALVLAVRVHGEHGAVVRALTRDDGVQPGYVRGGRSRALRPILQPANTIRGEWRARTGEQLAALTVEPLHSRAALHSQPLPAAALAWVAAFTAAALPEAQPYPRVHDALSGLLDAIEAAPSARGWAAALARYELLLLAELGFGLDLSACIVTGASDDLAFVSPKSGGAVCAGAASGYERRLFPLPAFLRDGGSADWPEVFDGLRITGHFLARDLLVDRRVDAMAARARLVDLMQRAVA, translated from the coding sequence ATGCACCGCGTCGCCGAAGCCCTGGTCCTTGCCGTCCGTGTTCACGGCGAGCATGGCGCGGTCGTCCGCGCGCTGACCCGCGACGACGGCGTCCAGCCCGGCTACGTCCGCGGCGGGCGATCGCGCGCACTGAGACCGATTCTGCAACCCGCCAACACCATCCGCGGCGAATGGCGCGCACGGACCGGGGAACAGCTCGCCGCGCTCACCGTCGAGCCGCTGCACAGCCGCGCCGCGTTGCATTCCCAGCCGCTGCCCGCCGCCGCGCTCGCCTGGGTCGCCGCGTTCACTGCCGCCGCACTGCCCGAGGCGCAGCCGTATCCACGCGTCCATGATGCGCTCTCCGGCCTGCTCGACGCGATCGAGGCGGCGCCCAGCGCACGTGGCTGGGCGGCGGCGCTGGCGCGTTACGAACTGCTGCTGCTCGCCGAACTCGGTTTCGGCCTAGACCTTTCGGCGTGCATCGTTACCGGCGCATCCGACGATCTGGCCTTCGTCAGCCCGAAAAGCGGCGGCGCGGTGTGCGCCGGGGCGGCATCGGGCTACGAACGCCGCCTGTTTCCGCTGCCCGCCTTCCTGCGCGACGGCGGCAGCGCGGACTGGCCCGAGGTGTTCGATGGCCTGCGGATCACCGGCCATTTCCTGGCGCGCGACCTGCTCGTCGACCGCCGCGTCGACGCAATGGCGGCGCGCGCGCGGCTCGTCGACCTGATGCAAAGGGCGGTTGCCTGA
- the nudC gene encoding NAD(+) diphosphatase, whose amino-acid sequence MHPAPGFTGGTLDRADTLRHDPDAFAALLTPAARLLRLDGLMPAIADDRLVWGSIADAPDGADFALLGLDAAGRAHLAAIPPAGAEGQAPPMRNPQLVAILGALAPGEAATYAAARSLLDWHARHRFCPRCGATTHVFRAGWGRKCDADGTEHFPRVDPVVIMIAEHDGRALLGRQPSFPPGRYSALAGFLEPGESIEEAVAREIAEEAGIAVRDVRYIASQPWPFPSSLMIACVATADDDALTLDRNELEDAIWVPRADVARALAGEPGAFLPPPPYAIAHTLLSVWAGEGN is encoded by the coding sequence ATGCATCCCGCGCCCGGCTTCACCGGCGGCACGCTCGATCGCGCCGACACGCTGCGCCACGATCCCGATGCCTTCGCCGCGCTGCTCACCCCGGCGGCGCGGCTGCTGCGGCTCGACGGGCTGATGCCGGCCATCGCCGACGACCGGCTCGTCTGGGGCAGCATCGCCGACGCGCCCGACGGCGCCGATTTCGCCCTCCTCGGCCTCGACGCCGCGGGCCGCGCGCATCTCGCCGCGATCCCGCCGGCGGGCGCCGAAGGGCAGGCGCCGCCGATGCGCAATCCGCAGCTCGTCGCGATCCTCGGCGCGCTCGCCCCCGGCGAGGCGGCGACCTACGCCGCCGCGCGCAGCCTCCTCGACTGGCATGCGCGCCACCGTTTCTGCCCGCGCTGCGGCGCGACGACGCACGTCTTCCGCGCCGGCTGGGGGCGCAAATGCGACGCCGACGGCACCGAGCATTTCCCGCGCGTCGACCCCGTCGTCATCATGATTGCCGAGCATGACGGGCGCGCCCTGCTCGGCCGCCAGCCGAGCTTCCCGCCCGGCCGCTATTCCGCACTCGCCGGTTTCCTCGAGCCGGGCGAATCGATCGAGGAAGCGGTCGCGCGCGAGATCGCGGAGGAAGCCGGCATCGCGGTGCGCGACGTCCGCTACATCGCCAGCCAGCCCTGGCCCTTCCCGTCGTCGCTGATGATCGCCTGCGTCGCGACCGCCGACGACGACGCGCTGACGCTCGACCGCAACGAATTGGAGGATGCGATCTGGGTCCCGCGCGCCGACGTCGCCCGCGCGCTGGCGGGCGAACCCGGCGCCTTCCTGCCGCCGCCGCCCTACGCGATCGCGCATACGTTGCTCAGCGTCTGGGCGGGCGAAGGGAATTGA